Proteins encoded within one genomic window of Episyrphus balteatus chromosome 1, idEpiBalt1.1, whole genome shotgun sequence:
- the LOC129915577 gene encoding kelch-like protein 1 isoform X2: MEAAKNNEETVFKIGQHARKVLNFLKDGNNCELTEEITNTFCENYLEVLRHARTVSNDNVVKLREIGLCTWKLAFDFMYTGSIKSCLETIEELLRIALFFKMNTLVDDCCELIENNINSSNSLKWFRLANELNLPTLKAKSFNFLYFVKIPKLQGNVKLNVSELKELLFKDNGDFGYFEEDIFLSIIAWINYDKLNREHLTFELLSMVRFQKLTPLFILKNKESIYKTTECCQLIDSWLNWHRMPSTRSKNLQKIKPKLTVLGLSSNDKRIINIQTYDPIKNAWWIEMEELSPEFVEFASMIVIDNKVFVVGDNFNRRKRVEYFDIDTKKWIDFPPMKKGRSNCQLADLNGYLCVFERAHIGGIKTCMEIYNFYTGKWQSLKPLYKPTCKTQITSHNQILYILDFEKGFLQSYDAILNKWNSKFIGTKSIVDFGFAAVEGFLYIIGGYCTIKCKEIKTVERYDLQNDSWCEMASLPEAHSIFQTKVCENKIFIVDTVSQCIREYYIDYNTWTSYFYLPNVECNYIYFK, translated from the coding sequence ATGGAAGCAGCAAAAAACAATGAAGAAACCGTATTTAAAATCGGCCAACACGCTCGTAAGGTACTTAACTTTCTCAAAGATGGAAATAATTGTGAGCTTACCGAAGAAATCACAAATACATTCTGTGAGAACTATTTGGAAGTTCTCCGTCATGCTCGGACAGTTTCAAATGATAATGTTGTCAAACTAAGAGAAATCGGACTTTGCACATGGAAACTTGCCTTCGATTTCATGTATACAGGATCCATTAAATCGTGCCTCGAAACAATCGAGGAACTTTTACgaattgcattattttttaaaatgaatacaTTAGTTGATGATTGTTGTGAATTAATTGAGAATAATATAAATTCCAGCAACTCTTTGAAATGGTTTCGATTGGCCAATGAATTAAATCTACCCACTCTTAAAGCCAAGTCTTTCaactttctttattttgtaaagatACCAAAGCTGCAAGGTAATGTTAAACTAAATGTTAGTGAATTGAAAGAATTACTTTTCAAAGATAATGGAGACTTTGGATACTTTGAAGAGGATATCTTTCTGTCAATAATCGCATGGATAAATTATGACAAATTAAATCGTGAACATCTTACTTTTGAACTTTTGTCAATGGTTCGTTTTCAAAAGTTAACTCctctatttattttgaaaaataaagaatcAATTTATAAAACCACTGAATGCTGCCAATTGATTGACAGCTGGCTTAACTGGCATCGAATGCCAAGCACACGTTctaaaaatctccaaaaaattaAGCCTAAACTTACAGTTTTAGGTCTATCAAGTAACGATAAAAGGATCATAAATATTCAAACTTATGATCCTATAAAAAACGCATGGTGGATTGAAATGGAGGAACTTTCACCAGAGTTTGTAGAGTTTGCTTCAATGATAGTTATTGATAACAAAGTGTTTGTAGTTGGAGATAACTTCAATCGGAGGAAAAGAGTTGAATATTTTGACATTGACACCAAGAAATGGATTGATTTCCCACCAATGAAAAAAGGACGTTCCAATTGTCAGTTGGCAGATTTGAATGGATATTTATGTGTTTTTGAAAGAGCTCATATTGGTGGAATAAAAACTTGCATGGAGATCTATAATTTCTACACTGGTAAATGGCAAAGTCTCAAACCGCTGTATAAACCGACCTGCAAAACTCAAATAACATCTCACAATCAAATTTTATACatacttgattttgaaaaaggtttTTTGCAATCTTACGATGCTATACTAAATAAATGGAATTCCAAATTCATTGGGACAAAGTCAATTGTAGATTTTGGATTTGCTGCAGTTGAAGGATTTCTATACATCATTGGTGGCTATTGTACAATCAAATGTAAAGAAATTAAAACTGTTGAACGGTACGATTTACAAAATGATTCTTGGTGTGAAATGGCTTCATTGCCAGAGGCTCattcgatttttcaaacaaaagtttgtgaaaataaaatatttattgtagaTACTGTAAGTCAGTGTATTAGAGAGTATTATATTGACTACAATACTTGgacaagttatttttatttaccaaaTGTTGAATGTaactatatttattttaaataa
- the LOC129915577 gene encoding kelch-like protein 4 isoform X1 has translation MASQKIDQEICRQIDHSVKLYEKLQTFYKENELFDTILITGNNNCDKLKTHRIVLCAFSKYFMEIFHKNQFYTNSAHEHIIELKEIDISILKIIIEFMYTGSIVLDLQIIEKLLKTASLLQMTNLIDDCCKLIEKNIDFTNSLKWFRLAYELNLAALKIKSLECTCSNFEKISKENHEQLLLLNVNELKELLFNSNDILVGVFEEDVFLTVVAWINYDKLNREGLLLELLSLIRYWALTPKFIVKMRKSVCKTVESYELICSWLQWHFNLKKIEKIEKLAIVFPSNGKDNVMYSYNFKDKKWSFEMNIILPSPDECMASKILIDNKLIYVGGAAFQGVTNRVKCYDIDSKNWINFPVMKKKLINCQLADLNGYLCVFGEDNHGSNSLEVYNFTTDKWFEVEIPKTSLVSRIAGFNGVLYILDFENGFLHSYHVLTKKWTLRRVQKDSIVDYCFVATKIFLYVIGGITEDNILNIVKRYNLQNNSWCEMASSPFAGCFEGKLINNNIIICDWFDVAGYNIDTNTWKKFKLVSPIVWGLTLCSLAV, from the coding sequence ATGGCATCGCAAAAAATCGATCAAGAAATATGTAGACAAATTGACCACTCGGTAAAGCTTTACGAAAAACTACAAACTTTCTACAAGGAAAATGAATTATTTGACACTATTTTAATAACTGGAAACAATAATTGCGACAAATTAAAAACTCATCGTATAGTCTTATGTGCCTTTAGTAaatattttatggaaatttttcataaaaatcaattcTATACAAATTCTGCACACGAGCATATTATCGAATTGAAAGAAATTGACATTTCAATACTGAAAATTATAATCGAATTCATGTATACAGGTTCTATTGTATTAGATTtgcaaattattgaaaaactctTGAAAACTGCATCACTTTTACAAATGACAAACCTAATCGATGATTGTtgcaaattaattgaaaaaaacatcgattttaCCAATTCATTGAAATGGTTTCGATTGGCTTATGAACTTAATTTGGCAGCACTAAAAATCAAATCCTTAGAATGTACTTgtagtaattttgaaaaaatatcaaaggAGAATCATGAACAACTTTTGTTGTTAAATGTAAATGAATTGAAAGAATTACTATTCAACAGCAATGACATTCTTGTTGGAGTCTTCGAGGAAGATGTCTTTTTGACAGTTGTGGCATGGATAAATTATGACAAGCTAAATCGTGAAGGTCTTCTTTTAGAACTTCTGTCATTGATTCGTTATTGGGCACTTACGCCcaagtttattgttaaaatgaGAAAATCAGTTTGTAAAACTGTTGAAAGTTACGAATTGATTTGTAGTTGGCTTCAAtggcattttaatttaaagaaaatagaaaagattgAAAAACTTGCCATTGTATTTCCAAGTAATGGAAAGGATAATGTAATGTACAGTTATAATTTCAAAGACAAAAAATGGTCCTTTGAAATGAACATAATTCTACCATCGCCAGATGAATGTATggcttcaaaaatattaattgataaTAAACTGATATATGTTGGAGGGGCAGCTTTTCAAGGTGTGACAAATAGAGTAAAGTGTTATGACATAGATTCCAAAAATTGGATAAACTTTCCAGTAATGAAGAAAAAACTAATAAACTGTCAGTTGGCAGATTTAAATGGATATTTATGTGTTTTTGGTGAAGATAATCATGGTTCTAATTCCCTTGAGGTTTATAATTTTACGACTGACAAATGGTTTGAAGTGGAAATTCCTAAGACAAGCTTAGTAAGTCGAATAGCGGGTTTTAATGGCGTCTTATACATTCTGGATTTCGAAAATGGGTTTTTGCATTCTTACCATGtgcttacaaaaaaatggaCTTTGAGAAGAGTACAAAAAGATTCAATAGTTGATTATTGTTTTGTTGcaactaaaatatttttgtacgtTATTGGCGGTATCACTGAAGACAATATTCTTAACATTGTTAAACgttataatttacaaaataattcCTGGTGCGAAATGGCTTCATCACCATTTGCGGGCTGCTTTGaaggaaaattaattaacaataaCATAATAATTTGCGATTGGTTTGATGTTGCAGGTTATAATATTGACACGAATActtggaaaaaatttaaacttgttTCTCCAATTGTTTGGGGATTAACGTTATGTAGTCTCGCTGTTTAA